In Episyrphus balteatus chromosome 4, idEpiBalt1.1, whole genome shotgun sequence, the sequence aaaaagaaaagaaaaacaaagtaAAGCTGActtgtaacttttattttataacaatttaaacTACAATTTTACTGCGTCTGCGACTTAGGTTTAATAATTGCTTTATCTTTCAAACTAACCACCCATCCCGgatttagaccaaaaaatatcTGCCTAGCATCTTTAAGTGATGTCAACATTTTATAATCCGGATCCTCTTCAATTTTCGGCAATTCATATCCATATTTCTGTGCCAAAACCAAACGTTCTTGACTAACTTCTTCCGGATTTGCCAAATAACCTCGATTCTGTCCCGATGTATAATAACCAACACAATCTTGTGGTGGCAATGCCCGCTTTGGTATTGGGACACATTTCTCAAACCATTTTGCAGGATTTACTAGAATCTGTAGACTCAAAGGGTCATAGTAGGCGGTTCGAATGACACCACCATTTCTTTCGATTGCTGCAATCACCGATTCTTTGGCGTGTTGAACTTCAATGCAAATCTTTGATTTGAAACTATCTGCACCTTCATCGGTTAATTGGAAACCAAATTGCATTTCATTTGGGGACAATGGAAACAATCCAGTTGCACACAAAGTTGTCACATCAATCGGCTTGGAAGTGTCAATGCGATTGGTGTCAATAAGAACTTGCAACTGTTTTAGGGAAATCAAAGGATATTGTCGACGTAAATGGTGTCCCTTGTAATATGGTTCGTAGGGGAAACGAAGGTAAAAGGGCGTGTTGCCTGTTTCATAACCCAATCGCATGAAATTTTGTCGTTGGCCGGAGCCTTTGTTACCAGCGCCGTGTTTGTCACCGCCGTGTTGACCACGACCACGTTTATCCTaattaaatatcaaataaattgtatttttttaattcataaaataagatatttttcaGTGAAAATAATAAGAGGTAAATTGCATACATTTTGCTTTGAGTTAGGATTTGGTCGAATATTTCCAATTTGTACTCGAGGTAGAGTTCGTAACATTTTTAATGCTTTGTCGGCAGCATTTTGTAAATTTGccattgttgttgtttaagAACCTATGTAattatgtttatttaattttttatttaaataaacttaaaattactttgaaataaggaagaaaaaatttattttttatcaaatcaaaatgCTGCACAAGTTGAAAATTTGACACATGAGAAATTTGACAGCACCACTGACAGATTAAACAGTTTTCAGATATAGATGTCGTTTTGTAACTTTTGTACAGGGtgatttaaagaattttttttttgaaaatttataaatgcaAGAAAAGGTGATATCTACTtggagatgatttttttttcttttttttatcaaaatgattGGCCATAATTGACTCTGTGCAGTACACctacacatgtttttttttttttaggaaaatctTGTCATGGTAGTATTTTAGGTGTTCCCAAATTAACGTCACGACACTTTCGCAGTGACACAACATAACAGAAGCTAATCAAACAAAATTAGTAGTCTATTGACTATTTGTACAAGTATTTGTTGGTTGAAATCCGGTAACTACCGATGACCTAAAAAACCACTGCCGAAAAAACTCTAGACCTGCTCGCGAACGTTCCAATGTTTCAGTATGGAATTTAGTTCATTAAAAAACCGCTATcgacggtgtttttttttgtcgtcgGTCATCGTTGGCTTGGCAGAACCTCTGGAGAATATAtaatatggagtgcttgtgtaTAGGGGACGCTCGGAAAGCTTATACACTTTCAATGAGTGACGCGggctaaaaaaacaaaaacacacccAAACAC encodes:
- the LOC129918630 gene encoding 39S ribosomal protein L15, mitochondrial codes for the protein MANLQNAADKALKMLRTLPRVQIGNIRPNPNSKQNDKRGRGQHGGDKHGAGNKGSGQRQNFMRLGYETGNTPFYLRFPYEPYYKGHHLRRQYPLISLKQLQVLIDTNRIDTSKPIDVTTLCATGLFPLSPNEMQFGFQLTDEGADSFKSKICIEVQHAKESVIAAIERNGGVIRTAYYDPLSLQILVNPAKWFEKCVPIPKRALPPQDCVGYYTSGQNRGYLANPEEVSQERLVLAQKYGYELPKIEEDPDYKMLTSLKDARQIFFGLNPGWVVSLKDKAIIKPKSQTQ